From Toxorhynchites rutilus septentrionalis strain SRP chromosome 2, ASM2978413v1, whole genome shotgun sequence, a single genomic window includes:
- the LOC129770176 gene encoding uncharacterized protein LOC129770176: protein MYLSSLLVLLLPAVLSDITSELLDQATIIYHVKPDTYRRLTFSGFTSELQRKYCAGFHIGSHHFVTGAHCLVSKDGTIHRPYELDILGLGVTQVEILMHRRFDGIKGADIAWIKTDLSLDVNHLIWVAERLPKHCKDFRLDVFNANAKGLRSGYRWISQHAARKQMLEIQTKRPAVTAFRYHNVLPNAEVVTFCTTKKDPKRYELHYVYLGISGKLMFQTDCHYVHCWRIDPGNLKPPPVAISETTTVAVTTVKATTTTIYAQTAVNVTSAVNKPPIFHLDPNFVNAGPVCVDSGANLVTSVPNTVNSDSHSAIEDLNDESQNFINKDLELLQSDADDDDDGSGSDTDTSSDTAQKPDDDKDDDDENDSDIDDDDDHYHSDYFVSDHSWLQFWEPQVPAALHGRSFKLEEKTEDESIEQEPSTQAPNDVHPTTDQTPQVDPYVTITSKPENVASIEQKPVTQTPNEVHPTTNQTPQVDPNVTITSRPENVEAGNQTAAKPNDTLLSIDPPVVVDQNQDQLEPDGEGSENDGKDVIVGFKWPPTFSDRDGLADFDPRAVLDKNRAHYGSDFTPNVVPCDWKHWDDESNHQQRSDVRKTTATAIEITQNTPQREDISASAGNCGFAKNLIFTVTIVALEYYNLAHVS, encoded by the exons ATGTATCTTTCTTCACTTTTGGTGCTGCTCCTGCCGGCAGTGCTATCTGATATCACCTCCGAGCTATTGGACCAGGCCACAATCATCTATCACGTGAAACCGGACACCTACAGACGACTCACTTTCAGTGGCTTCACCTCCGAGCTACAGCGCAAATATTGCGCTGGGTTTCACATCGGCAGCCATCATTTCGTGACCGGAGCGCATTGTCTGGTGTCCAAGGATGGCACCATCCATCGACCGTACGAGCTGGACATTCTCGGGTTGGGCGTAACCCAAGTAGAAATACTGATGCACAGGCGGTTCGACGGCATCAAGGGAGCTGACATTGCGTGGATCAAAACCGATCTCTCGTTGGATGTGAACCACCTGATTTGGGTTGCCGAACGACTGCCCAAG CATTGCAAAGACTTCCGCCTGGATGTTTTCAATGCCAACGCGAAGGGACTGCGCTCCGGATACCGATGGATTTCTCAACACGCGGCCAGAAAACAGATGCTTGAGATACAAACGAAACGACCGGCCGTTACAGCATTCAGATACCACAATGTGCTCCCGAACGCAGAGGTTGTGACATTTTGCACCACGAAGAAAGATCCCAAACGATATGAGTTGCATTACGTGTACCTGGGAATAAGTGGTAAACTTATGTTTCAGACGGATTGTCACTATGTTCATTGCTG GCGTATAGATCCCGGAAATCTGAAGCCTCCTCCTGTGGCCATTTCTGAAACCACAACGGTTGCTGTTACTACCGTAAAAGCAACAACCACCACGATCTATGCGCAAACCGCTGTGAATGTAACAAGTGCCGTCAATAAACCACCAATCTTCCACTTGGATCCGAACTTTGTCAACGCGGGTCCAGTTTGTGTCGACTCTGGGGCGAATCTCGTCACCTCGGTCCCAAACACTGTCAATTCAGACTCGCACTCAGCCATCGAAGACCTAAACGATGAGAGTCAGAATTTCATAAACAAGGATCTTGAATTGCTTCAATCGGACgcggatgatgacgatgatggttCTGGTTCTGATACTGATACATCCAGTGACACAGCTCAGAAACCAGATGATGATAAAGACGATGATGatgaaaatgatagtgatatcgatgatgacgatgaccaCTATCACTCTGATTACTTTGTGAGCGATCATTCCTGGTTGCAGTTTTGGGAACCACAAGTGCCGGCGGCACTTCATGGGCGGTCATTCAAGCTCGAGGAAAAGACTGAAGACGAATCTATTGAGCAGGAGCCTTCCACACAAGCACCCAATGATGTTCATCCAACAACCGACCAAACACCTCAAGTGGACCCCTATGTGACTATAACTTCGAAACCAGAGAATGTCGCAAGCATTGAGCAGAAGCCTGTCACACAAACACCAAATGAAGTTCATCCAACAACCAATCAAACACCTCAAGTTGATCCCAATGTGACTATAACCTCGAGGCCAGAAAATGTTGAAGCAGGTAACCAAACCGCAGCGAAACCCAACGACACCCTGCTATCTATCGATCCTCCAGTGGTTGTCGATCAGAATCAGGATCAACTTGAACCTGATGGTGAGGGCAGCGAGAATGATGGCAAAGACGTGATCGTGGGTTTCAAGTGGCCACCAACGTTCTCCGATAGAGACGGTCTAGCGGACTTTGATCCTCGTGCAGTTCTCGATAAGAATAGGGCTCACTATGGATCAGACTTCACGCCCAATGTGGTGCCATGTGACTGGAAGCATTGGGATGACGAGAGCAACCATCAGCAACGGTCTGATGTTAGAAAGACAACTGCAACTGCAATTGAAATAACGCAAAACACGCCACAGCGCGAAGATATATCTGCGTCGGCGGGGAATTGTGGATTTGCCAAAAACCTGATTTTCACTGTCACGATTGTGGCGCTTGAATATTACAATTTAGCACATGTCTCATAA
- the LOC129770175 gene encoding uncharacterized protein LOC129770175 isoform X4, which yields MRKDCDPDSDGLLRTMVENIATKYISPENMQAPPVADIGITTIPVTTEVIVISSSEENEPNAGSSRSDSASSGSNSVESNPNVVEKDPNRIPIVDRNSNFVNKYREFVNSFPDITGSSPGIIAQEPKYNLSGPNYTIPHPSYEKSAPVPGRSGPKHFVNKDLEYVNSESDSSNSDSTNSDPKLPDPGPISVNSVPDLDRARPDHLKRGPTFVQPHPTYNISGPDFKQSLPDFVNKDLEYIHSEPYSENSGSNDVEDLHYVQLDPGPGIVDSDSNIVSSDANPDNKEPSKDERSREFSANDTVIDLSTVPPKEAEVDSVVDEANECEDDEDKGDDDGDEDDGDGKHLSPVKAAPQRIAAVSGFRTRSPVRIDHFGIATEQPWLQLWKQRMSSYFVKRTPEVARSAGYKPPEEKPIKHSIRQFVTRVRPTAAQKPLLRSYEKVPISLEIVVDIDSSKENEEVYKEDVIRITEENITNIPLVIPDMLNSPTDLPDVLDQNFDKEPKLGEANEDEVDTRELPRSFEWPPTFSDKDGLEYFDTRVFSDQNRGHFGTNFTPNLVPCDYTQEQDVHRIRTLSYKVTKIKGPSSATGENLTRRISGSASPKESSLLYGRLTVAIVVAVAIL from the exons ATGCGCAAGGACTGCGATCCGGATTCCGATGGATTGCTGAGAACTATGGTAGAAAACATAGCTACAAA GTATATTTCGCCAGAAAACATGCAAGCACCTCCAGTGGCTGACATTGGAATCACAACTATACCAGTAACAACCGAAGTGATTGTGATCAGCAGCTCCGAAGAAAACGAACCTAACGCGGGAAGCTCCAGGTCGGATTCCGCTAGCTCGGGTTCGAATTCCGTCGAGAGCAATCCAAATGTTGTCGAAAAAGATCCCAATAGAATCCCAATAGTTGACCGGAATTCAAATTTCGTGAACAAATATCGCGAATTTGTCAATTCTTTTCCGGATATTACCGGTTCAAGTCCAGGCATCATCGCGCAAGAACCTAAGTACAACCTATCAGGCCCGAACTACACCATACCGCATCCGAGCTACGAGAAATCTGCTCCAGTTCCCGGTCGTTCAGGTCCGAAACACTTTGTGAACAAGGATTTAGAGTATGTCAACTCTGAGTCGGACTCCAGTAACTCAGATTCCACCAATTCCGATCCAAAATTGCCCGATCCGGGTCCGATTTCTGTGAATTCAGTTCCGGATTTAGATAGAGCAAGACCGGATCACTTGAAACGAGGTCCGACTTTCGTCCAGCCTCATCCAACCTACAACATATCAGGTCCTGATTTTAAGCAATCTCTTCCAGATTTTGTGAACAAAGATCTTGAGTACATCCACTCTGAACCATACTCTGAAAACTCTGGTTCGAACGATGTCGAGGATTTGCATTACGTCCAATTGGATCCTGGTCCCGGTATTGTCGATTCAGACTCGAACATCGTCAGTTCTGACGCCAACCCGGACAACAAAGAACCTAGCAAAGATGAACGCTCGCGGGAGTTCTCCGCAAATGACACAGTTATCGACCTTTCTACGGTACCACCAAAAGAAGCAGAAGTTGACAGTGTTGTCGATGAGGCTAACGAATGCGAAGATGATGAGGACAAAGGTGATGACGATGGAGACGAAGACGATGGTGATGGTAAACATTTATCACCAGTCAAAGCAGCACCCCAACGAATTGCGGCAGTGTCTGGTTTTAGAACGCGATCTCCCGTCAGAATCGATCATTTCGGTATTGCAACCGAACAACCCTGGTTGCAACTGTGGAAACAGCGAATGTCATCATATTTTGTCAAGCGCACACCAGAGGTTGCGAGATCCGCAGGATACAAACCACCGGAAGAGAAACCCATTAAACATTCAATCCGCCAGTTCGTCACCAGAGTTCGTCCAACAGCTGCCCAGAAGCCTTTACTGAGATCGTACGAGAAAGTTCCCATAAGCCTGGAAATTGTTGTAGATATCGATTCTTCCAAAGAGAATGAAGAAGTGTACAAGGAAGATGTTATTCGGATAACAGAAGAAAATATCACCAACATCCCACTGGTGATCCCGGACATGCTCAACTCACCAACTGATCTTCCGGATGTTTTAGATCAAAATTTTGACAAAGAACCCAAACTTGGGGAAGCCAATGAAGATGAAGTCGACACGCGTGAGCTTCCCAGAAGTTTCGAATGGCCGCCAACGTTCTCCGATAAGGACGGTCTAGAATACTTCGACACTCGTGTATTTTCTGACcaaaatcgggggcattttgggACAAACTTCACCCCCAATTTGGTACCATGTGATTACACGCAAGAGCAGGATGTACACAGAATCAGGACACTGTCGTACAAAGTTACGAAGATCAAAGGCCCGAGCAGTGCAACTGGAGAGAACCTGACACGGCGGATCAGCGGATCCGCTTCACCAAAGGAGTCTAGCTTACTATATGGGAGGCTTACTGTCGCAATAGTGGTTGCGGTTGCAATATTGTGA
- the LOC129770175 gene encoding uncharacterized protein LOC129770175 isoform X2: MTERHLQSSSFVYHKKPGTSNMVDCDTNGMMCTAQEKYCGAFHIGNNYFVTGAHCLVATDGNIRDPYELDIVGVGLTEVKFVMHKNYAPRTGNDVAWVKIVKPIGVNDYILVADIHPYKCQNFALELHDPNAQGLRSGFRWIAENYGRKHSYKVRNHRPAGRTFRYRRGHTNAEIVTFCNTVKDKDKHELHYIFMGFRDGELFQTDCHVAKCSYISPENMQAPPVADIGITTIPVTTEVIVISSSEENEPNAGSSRSDSASSGSNSVESNPNVVEKDPNRIPIVDRNSNFVNKYREFVNSFPDITGSSPGIIAQEPKYNLSGPNYTIPHPSYEKSAPVPGRSGPKHFVNKDLEYVNSESDSSNSDSTNSDPKLPDPGPISVNSVPDLDRARPDHLKRDFVNKDLEYIHSEPYSENSGSNDVEDLHYVQLDPGPGIVDSDSNIVSSDANPDNKEPSKDERSREFSANDTVIDLSTVPPKEAEVDSVVDEANECEDDEDKGDDDGDEDDGDGKHLSPVKAAPQRIAAVSGFRTRSPVRIDHFGIATEQPWLQLWKQRMSSYFVKRTPEVARSAGYKPPEEKPIKHSIRQFVTRVRPTAAQKPLLRSYEKVPISLEIVVDIDSSKENEEVYKEDVIRITEENITNIPLVIPDMLNSPTDLPDVLDQNFDKEPKLGEANEDEVDTRELPRSFEWPPTFSDKDGLEYFDTRVFSDQNRGHFGTNFTPNLVPCDYTQEQDVHRIRTLSYKVTKIKGPSSATGENLTRRISGSASPKESSLLYGRLTVAIVVAVAIL; this comes from the exons ATGACCGAGCGACACTTGCAAAGCTCAAGCTTCGTCTATCACAAGAAGCCGGGAACATCCAACATGGTGGATTGCGATACCAATGGAATGATGTGCACGGCTCAGGAGAAATACTGTGGCGCCTTCCACATTGGCAACAACTATTTCGTGACCGGAGCGCATTGCCTGGTGGCCACGGATGGAAACATCCGCGATCCGTACGAGCTGGACATTGTCGGAGTTGGCCTCACGGAAGTTAAATTTGTGATGCATAAAAATTACGCGCCACGTACCGGGAATGACGTTGCGTGGGTTAAAATTGTGAAACCAATTGGTGTGAATGATTACATTTTAGTCGCTGATATTCACCCGTAT aaatgtcaaaatttTGCCCTCGAACTTCACGATCCAAATGCGCAAGGACTGCGATCCGGATTCCGATGGATTGCTGAGAACTATGGTAGAAAACATAGCTACAAAGTAAGGAACCATAGACCGGCTGGTAGGACATTTCGTTACCGTCGTGGGCATACAAACGCAGAAATTGTGACATTTTGCAATACGGTTAAAGATAAGGACAAACACGAATTGCACTACATTTTTATGGGATTTCGTGATGGAGAATTATTTCAGACCGATTGCCACGTAGCGAAATGCTC GTATATTTCGCCAGAAAACATGCAAGCACCTCCAGTGGCTGACATTGGAATCACAACTATACCAGTAACAACCGAAGTGATTGTGATCAGCAGCTCCGAAGAAAACGAACCTAACGCGGGAAGCTCCAGGTCGGATTCCGCTAGCTCGGGTTCGAATTCCGTCGAGAGCAATCCAAATGTTGTCGAAAAAGATCCCAATAGAATCCCAATAGTTGACCGGAATTCAAATTTCGTGAACAAATATCGCGAATTTGTCAATTCTTTTCCGGATATTACCGGTTCAAGTCCAGGCATCATCGCGCAAGAACCTAAGTACAACCTATCAGGCCCGAACTACACCATACCGCATCCGAGCTACGAGAAATCTGCTCCAGTTCCCGGTCGTTCAGGTCCGAAACACTTTGTGAACAAGGATTTAGAGTATGTCAACTCTGAGTCGGACTCCAGTAACTCAGATTCCACCAATTCCGATCCAAAATTGCCCGATCCGGGTCCGATTTCTGTGAATTCAGTTCCGGATTTAGATAGAGCAAGACCGGATCACTTGAAACGAG ATTTTGTGAACAAAGATCTTGAGTACATCCACTCTGAACCATACTCTGAAAACTCTGGTTCGAACGATGTCGAGGATTTGCATTACGTCCAATTGGATCCTGGTCCCGGTATTGTCGATTCAGACTCGAACATCGTCAGTTCTGACGCCAACCCGGACAACAAAGAACCTAGCAAAGATGAACGCTCGCGGGAGTTCTCCGCAAATGACACAGTTATCGACCTTTCTACGGTACCACCAAAAGAAGCAGAAGTTGACAGTGTTGTCGATGAGGCTAACGAATGCGAAGATGATGAGGACAAAGGTGATGACGATGGAGACGAAGACGATGGTGATGGTAAACATTTATCACCAGTCAAAGCAGCACCCCAACGAATTGCGGCAGTGTCTGGTTTTAGAACGCGATCTCCCGTCAGAATCGATCATTTCGGTATTGCAACCGAACAACCCTGGTTGCAACTGTGGAAACAGCGAATGTCATCATATTTTGTCAAGCGCACACCAGAGGTTGCGAGATCCGCAGGATACAAACCACCGGAAGAGAAACCCATTAAACATTCAATCCGCCAGTTCGTCACCAGAGTTCGTCCAACAGCTGCCCAGAAGCCTTTACTGAGATCGTACGAGAAAGTTCCCATAAGCCTGGAAATTGTTGTAGATATCGATTCTTCCAAAGAGAATGAAGAAGTGTACAAGGAAGATGTTATTCGGATAACAGAAGAAAATATCACCAACATCCCACTGGTGATCCCGGACATGCTCAACTCACCAACTGATCTTCCGGATGTTTTAGATCAAAATTTTGACAAAGAACCCAAACTTGGGGAAGCCAATGAAGATGAAGTCGACACGCGTGAGCTTCCCAGAAGTTTCGAATGGCCGCCAACGTTCTCCGATAAGGACGGTCTAGAATACTTCGACACTCGTGTATTTTCTGACcaaaatcgggggcattttgggACAAACTTCACCCCCAATTTGGTACCATGTGATTACACGCAAGAGCAGGATGTACACAGAATCAGGACACTGTCGTACAAAGTTACGAAGATCAAAGGCCCGAGCAGTGCAACTGGAGAGAACCTGACACGGCGGATCAGCGGATCCGCTTCACCAAAGGAGTCTAGCTTACTATATGGGAGGCTTACTGTCGCAATAGTGGTTGCGGTTGCAATATTGTGA
- the LOC129770175 gene encoding uncharacterized protein LOC129770175 isoform X1, protein MTERHLQSSSFVYHKKPGTSNMVDCDTNGMMCTAQEKYCGAFHIGNNYFVTGAHCLVATDGNIRDPYELDIVGVGLTEVKFVMHKNYAPRTGNDVAWVKIVKPIGVNDYILVADIHPYKCQNFALELHDPNAQGLRSGFRWIAENYGRKHSYKVRNHRPAGRTFRYRRGHTNAEIVTFCNTVKDKDKHELHYIFMGFRDGELFQTDCHVAKCSYISPENMQAPPVADIGITTIPVTTEVIVISSSEENEPNAGSSRSDSASSGSNSVESNPNVVEKDPNRIPIVDRNSNFVNKYREFVNSFPDITGSSPGIIAQEPKYNLSGPNYTIPHPSYEKSAPVPGRSGPKHFVNKDLEYVNSESDSSNSDSTNSDPKLPDPGPISVNSVPDLDRARPDHLKRGPTFVQPHPTYNISGPDFKQSLPDFVNKDLEYIHSEPYSENSGSNDVEDLHYVQLDPGPGIVDSDSNIVSSDANPDNKEPSKDERSREFSANDTVIDLSTVPPKEAEVDSVVDEANECEDDEDKGDDDGDEDDGDGKHLSPVKAAPQRIAAVSGFRTRSPVRIDHFGIATEQPWLQLWKQRMSSYFVKRTPEVARSAGYKPPEEKPIKHSIRQFVTRVRPTAAQKPLLRSYEKVPISLEIVVDIDSSKENEEVYKEDVIRITEENITNIPLVIPDMLNSPTDLPDVLDQNFDKEPKLGEANEDEVDTRELPRSFEWPPTFSDKDGLEYFDTRVFSDQNRGHFGTNFTPNLVPCDYTQEQDVHRIRTLSYKVTKIKGPSSATGENLTRRISGSASPKESSLLYGRLTVAIVVAVAIL, encoded by the exons ATGACCGAGCGACACTTGCAAAGCTCAAGCTTCGTCTATCACAAGAAGCCGGGAACATCCAACATGGTGGATTGCGATACCAATGGAATGATGTGCACGGCTCAGGAGAAATACTGTGGCGCCTTCCACATTGGCAACAACTATTTCGTGACCGGAGCGCATTGCCTGGTGGCCACGGATGGAAACATCCGCGATCCGTACGAGCTGGACATTGTCGGAGTTGGCCTCACGGAAGTTAAATTTGTGATGCATAAAAATTACGCGCCACGTACCGGGAATGACGTTGCGTGGGTTAAAATTGTGAAACCAATTGGTGTGAATGATTACATTTTAGTCGCTGATATTCACCCGTAT aaatgtcaaaatttTGCCCTCGAACTTCACGATCCAAATGCGCAAGGACTGCGATCCGGATTCCGATGGATTGCTGAGAACTATGGTAGAAAACATAGCTACAAAGTAAGGAACCATAGACCGGCTGGTAGGACATTTCGTTACCGTCGTGGGCATACAAACGCAGAAATTGTGACATTTTGCAATACGGTTAAAGATAAGGACAAACACGAATTGCACTACATTTTTATGGGATTTCGTGATGGAGAATTATTTCAGACCGATTGCCACGTAGCGAAATGCTC GTATATTTCGCCAGAAAACATGCAAGCACCTCCAGTGGCTGACATTGGAATCACAACTATACCAGTAACAACCGAAGTGATTGTGATCAGCAGCTCCGAAGAAAACGAACCTAACGCGGGAAGCTCCAGGTCGGATTCCGCTAGCTCGGGTTCGAATTCCGTCGAGAGCAATCCAAATGTTGTCGAAAAAGATCCCAATAGAATCCCAATAGTTGACCGGAATTCAAATTTCGTGAACAAATATCGCGAATTTGTCAATTCTTTTCCGGATATTACCGGTTCAAGTCCAGGCATCATCGCGCAAGAACCTAAGTACAACCTATCAGGCCCGAACTACACCATACCGCATCCGAGCTACGAGAAATCTGCTCCAGTTCCCGGTCGTTCAGGTCCGAAACACTTTGTGAACAAGGATTTAGAGTATGTCAACTCTGAGTCGGACTCCAGTAACTCAGATTCCACCAATTCCGATCCAAAATTGCCCGATCCGGGTCCGATTTCTGTGAATTCAGTTCCGGATTTAGATAGAGCAAGACCGGATCACTTGAAACGAGGTCCGACTTTCGTCCAGCCTCATCCAACCTACAACATATCAGGTCCTGATTTTAAGCAATCTCTTCCAGATTTTGTGAACAAAGATCTTGAGTACATCCACTCTGAACCATACTCTGAAAACTCTGGTTCGAACGATGTCGAGGATTTGCATTACGTCCAATTGGATCCTGGTCCCGGTATTGTCGATTCAGACTCGAACATCGTCAGTTCTGACGCCAACCCGGACAACAAAGAACCTAGCAAAGATGAACGCTCGCGGGAGTTCTCCGCAAATGACACAGTTATCGACCTTTCTACGGTACCACCAAAAGAAGCAGAAGTTGACAGTGTTGTCGATGAGGCTAACGAATGCGAAGATGATGAGGACAAAGGTGATGACGATGGAGACGAAGACGATGGTGATGGTAAACATTTATCACCAGTCAAAGCAGCACCCCAACGAATTGCGGCAGTGTCTGGTTTTAGAACGCGATCTCCCGTCAGAATCGATCATTTCGGTATTGCAACCGAACAACCCTGGTTGCAACTGTGGAAACAGCGAATGTCATCATATTTTGTCAAGCGCACACCAGAGGTTGCGAGATCCGCAGGATACAAACCACCGGAAGAGAAACCCATTAAACATTCAATCCGCCAGTTCGTCACCAGAGTTCGTCCAACAGCTGCCCAGAAGCCTTTACTGAGATCGTACGAGAAAGTTCCCATAAGCCTGGAAATTGTTGTAGATATCGATTCTTCCAAAGAGAATGAAGAAGTGTACAAGGAAGATGTTATTCGGATAACAGAAGAAAATATCACCAACATCCCACTGGTGATCCCGGACATGCTCAACTCACCAACTGATCTTCCGGATGTTTTAGATCAAAATTTTGACAAAGAACCCAAACTTGGGGAAGCCAATGAAGATGAAGTCGACACGCGTGAGCTTCCCAGAAGTTTCGAATGGCCGCCAACGTTCTCCGATAAGGACGGTCTAGAATACTTCGACACTCGTGTATTTTCTGACcaaaatcgggggcattttgggACAAACTTCACCCCCAATTTGGTACCATGTGATTACACGCAAGAGCAGGATGTACACAGAATCAGGACACTGTCGTACAAAGTTACGAAGATCAAAGGCCCGAGCAGTGCAACTGGAGAGAACCTGACACGGCGGATCAGCGGATCCGCTTCACCAAAGGAGTCTAGCTTACTATATGGGAGGCTTACTGTCGCAATAGTGGTTGCGGTTGCAATATTGTGA
- the LOC129770175 gene encoding uncharacterized protein LOC129770175 isoform X3 — protein sequence MTERHLQSSSFVYHKKPGTSNMVDCDTNGMMCTAQEKYCGAFHIGNNYFVTGAHCLVATDGNIRDPYELDIVGVGLTEVKFVMHKNYAPRTGNDVAWVKIVKPIGVNDYILVADIHPYFFEHRNVKILPSNFTIQMRKDCDPDSDGLLRTMVENIATKYISPENMQAPPVADIGITTIPVTTEVIVISSSEENEPNAGSSRSDSASSGSNSVESNPNVVEKDPNRIPIVDRNSNFVNKYREFVNSFPDITGSSPGIIAQEPKYNLSGPNYTIPHPSYEKSAPVPGRSGPKHFVNKDLEYVNSESDSSNSDSTNSDPKLPDPGPISVNSVPDLDRARPDHLKRGPTFVQPHPTYNISGPDFKQSLPDFVNKDLEYIHSEPYSENSGSNDVEDLHYVQLDPGPGIVDSDSNIVSSDANPDNKEPSKDERSREFSANDTVIDLSTVPPKEAEVDSVVDEANECEDDEDKGDDDGDEDDGDGKHLSPVKAAPQRIAAVSGFRTRSPVRIDHFGIATEQPWLQLWKQRMSSYFVKRTPEVARSAGYKPPEEKPIKHSIRQFVTRVRPTAAQKPLLRSYEKVPISLEIVVDIDSSKENEEVYKEDVIRITEENITNIPLVIPDMLNSPTDLPDVLDQNFDKEPKLGEANEDEVDTRELPRSFEWPPTFSDKDGLEYFDTRVFSDQNRGHFGTNFTPNLVPCDYTQEQDVHRIRTLSYKVTKIKGPSSATGENLTRRISGSASPKESSLLYGRLTVAIVVAVAIL from the exons ATGACCGAGCGACACTTGCAAAGCTCAAGCTTCGTCTATCACAAGAAGCCGGGAACATCCAACATGGTGGATTGCGATACCAATGGAATGATGTGCACGGCTCAGGAGAAATACTGTGGCGCCTTCCACATTGGCAACAACTATTTCGTGACCGGAGCGCATTGCCTGGTGGCCACGGATGGAAACATCCGCGATCCGTACGAGCTGGACATTGTCGGAGTTGGCCTCACGGAAGTTAAATTTGTGATGCATAAAAATTACGCGCCACGTACCGGGAATGACGTTGCGTGGGTTAAAATTGTGAAACCAATTGGTGTGAATGATTACATTTTAGTCGCTGATATTCACCCGTAT ttttttgagcatagaaatgtcaaaatttTGCCCTCGAACTTCACGATCCAAATGCGCAAGGACTGCGATCCGGATTCCGATGGATTGCTGAGAACTATGGTAGAAAACATAGCTACAAA GTATATTTCGCCAGAAAACATGCAAGCACCTCCAGTGGCTGACATTGGAATCACAACTATACCAGTAACAACCGAAGTGATTGTGATCAGCAGCTCCGAAGAAAACGAACCTAACGCGGGAAGCTCCAGGTCGGATTCCGCTAGCTCGGGTTCGAATTCCGTCGAGAGCAATCCAAATGTTGTCGAAAAAGATCCCAATAGAATCCCAATAGTTGACCGGAATTCAAATTTCGTGAACAAATATCGCGAATTTGTCAATTCTTTTCCGGATATTACCGGTTCAAGTCCAGGCATCATCGCGCAAGAACCTAAGTACAACCTATCAGGCCCGAACTACACCATACCGCATCCGAGCTACGAGAAATCTGCTCCAGTTCCCGGTCGTTCAGGTCCGAAACACTTTGTGAACAAGGATTTAGAGTATGTCAACTCTGAGTCGGACTCCAGTAACTCAGATTCCACCAATTCCGATCCAAAATTGCCCGATCCGGGTCCGATTTCTGTGAATTCAGTTCCGGATTTAGATAGAGCAAGACCGGATCACTTGAAACGAGGTCCGACTTTCGTCCAGCCTCATCCAACCTACAACATATCAGGTCCTGATTTTAAGCAATCTCTTCCAGATTTTGTGAACAAAGATCTTGAGTACATCCACTCTGAACCATACTCTGAAAACTCTGGTTCGAACGATGTCGAGGATTTGCATTACGTCCAATTGGATCCTGGTCCCGGTATTGTCGATTCAGACTCGAACATCGTCAGTTCTGACGCCAACCCGGACAACAAAGAACCTAGCAAAGATGAACGCTCGCGGGAGTTCTCCGCAAATGACACAGTTATCGACCTTTCTACGGTACCACCAAAAGAAGCAGAAGTTGACAGTGTTGTCGATGAGGCTAACGAATGCGAAGATGATGAGGACAAAGGTGATGACGATGGAGACGAAGACGATGGTGATGGTAAACATTTATCACCAGTCAAAGCAGCACCCCAACGAATTGCGGCAGTGTCTGGTTTTAGAACGCGATCTCCCGTCAGAATCGATCATTTCGGTATTGCAACCGAACAACCCTGGTTGCAACTGTGGAAACAGCGAATGTCATCATATTTTGTCAAGCGCACACCAGAGGTTGCGAGATCCGCAGGATACAAACCACCGGAAGAGAAACCCATTAAACATTCAATCCGCCAGTTCGTCACCAGAGTTCGTCCAACAGCTGCCCAGAAGCCTTTACTGAGATCGTACGAGAAAGTTCCCATAAGCCTGGAAATTGTTGTAGATATCGATTCTTCCAAAGAGAATGAAGAAGTGTACAAGGAAGATGTTATTCGGATAACAGAAGAAAATATCACCAACATCCCACTGGTGATCCCGGACATGCTCAACTCACCAACTGATCTTCCGGATGTTTTAGATCAAAATTTTGACAAAGAACCCAAACTTGGGGAAGCCAATGAAGATGAAGTCGACACGCGTGAGCTTCCCAGAAGTTTCGAATGGCCGCCAACGTTCTCCGATAAGGACGGTCTAGAATACTTCGACACTCGTGTATTTTCTGACcaaaatcgggggcattttgggACAAACTTCACCCCCAATTTGGTACCATGTGATTACACGCAAGAGCAGGATGTACACAGAATCAGGACACTGTCGTACAAAGTTACGAAGATCAAAGGCCCGAGCAGTGCAACTGGAGAGAACCTGACACGGCGGATCAGCGGATCCGCTTCACCAAAGGAGTCTAGCTTACTATATGGGAGGCTTACTGTCGCAATAGTGGTTGCGGTTGCAATATTGTGA